A window from Moritella yayanosii encodes these proteins:
- a CDS encoding non-ribosomal peptide synthetase has product MELEQTQVEQNDKGLRLDISSNQKSLWFLYKLAPESSAYNMYFSTLLGGREQHAIDINLLEQSYYHTIEHHDALKTGYQQDEKGVYAFLAPHKSADFSVENHRFTETEKDDWIAKCADQPFELEQGYVCRANVLINDTDGKVTPYLIVTLHHIAGDFYSIEQMVATWAKYYSQLVDGTTDPAPSVQYSQWVTEQKQYLASDAADKALAFWKSELAPLPAPLSISTDFERGDIQNFDGCELQFDGNQALTDKVTALARETKTTSYTVLLSAFQFYLHKLSGQSKFLIASPTMGRYKRSHKEIVGYCVNPFLIPADFTEPCNFTELIVERARFYRQSLRHQRMPLTEISEALIDNRSAERTAVTSHMFTYTRANDRIMGMPISDHIIDSGQRGAAHELNLVVYEYENSFRYHWRFNSSLYTAETITAIADGFFELLDELLLAPHKLLIQHQFKAWLPDAKPVTPGYETGLAMWQDIAPTQPALLYNEQVLTVAEISEQASRLAYALSQSNVNHRDRVAILLPRGVEQVIAMLSVWYVGAAFVPLDDGQPNERTQIMLKEADVEVCVGAGSRPDWLPEIYHWLDATDVLAQVSQPLVKPLTLCAGDPAYLIFTSGSTGIPKAVSVGHGALVSYVEAINRRLDLPKNSVYASLASVATDLGYTALWAGLLSGNQVRILDQAFMLDAEGLADHLAKYPVDMLKVVPSHLQGLLASERSEILPRHTLVFGGEEVNNSLLEQLRVYSSELNVFNHYGPTETTVGVIAGRLLAGEPTALGTPLDGCRVYLLDSLLQAVPVGAIGDLYIAGNQLAQGYWQDSAKTAQHFMSDPFYSGERMYRSGDRAKQLADGRIKFIGRADGQVKIRGHRVELAEIEIQLNALDGVVEAAIVFDKTEGREKLTAVVVSKQDKTELSRLLSMSLPSYMQPHYWHSVAEIPRTINGKVDRKKLALNLNNSTNESDSVMSLSSDQGVLFFCRLFAKVLNKQANEITSRDGFFAVGGDSILALQLVAIARKEGVKLTPQLLFKHQTPVELAEVMADQLPLSDPKEKLHEQAISALAQLWSMTLSKQHVESSDNFFEIGGDSILALQFIAAARKKNIILRPQDVFKYQTLADLALFIVPQIEEQNASTEQISSTTVMNTEQVVSRYDLDILPETLTVEDVTANISTRDLNTICQDIPASLIDDLLPLSPTQQGILFHCLLDPQPELYLNVTSMALTGSINTDAFLAAWKSAAQRHDVTRSRFIWHDLEHPYQVVCRHTEMNTVMRDWQALSISEQNAKFEELVAEEHKIGFKLTDAPLMRVILVKLSPQDHRLIWTRHHLIVDGWTSALIAGDAMAIYQQKDLQPAPHYADYFSWLGRQDMAYAGKEWQAYLADFTQTTHLPGPETPMQGQKNCQYQIAESVTQKLKAQARAHGLTLNTLVQLAWGITLSRFTGGYDVIFGMTSAGRPQEVSNIEHMAGVFIASLPLRTRFNPAERLVDCATKLQLDASELRSIDYMPLAEIQSYVDLEPGELLFDTALVFQNYPFPQELRDMTTPKFDLLEVSESSNFPMMLQVEPSHVLNINCSFDTQKVSQDLATRMLTMLDAALTYLSEDVDTYTYQLIDLLTLPTVVNEAQVDLPAKWDWLDQVQLRANEDGESLALIADDRQLTYEELVAEVSELAGAMAGLNLNHEQPIAVCLTRKADLVVTLLAIYQLGLSYIPLDPLLPERRLEDIFNQAKPQLVIADRTFDSAPCLSPTELKKQSKGSGPVVDCHPNTLAYTIFTSGSTGRPKGVQIDRSALNYFLQAIQDVVNISAEDRLLAVTTIGFDIAVLELFLPLVHGATLVLANEQQSKDNQALSQLLSQHKISVMQATPTTWQSLADIDTAWWSSLNVLTGGEALNAALAELLIKKSASVTNVYGPTEATVWASSSRVEHVTGKLAALGKPLINTQFYVLDSALQPVLSGVEGELYISGLGLARGYLNRPKLTAESFLPDPFSQAPGQRMYRTGDRVYFDAKGELQYIGRTDFQVKLRGFRIELGEIEAVLQAQTGVKEAIALVWQADTEHGYIAAYVTLRKSAVLDSELLLRLIAEHLPVYMVPTELVILDAMPLNSNGKIDRKALPESDSHGMGHYLSPQTELEHQLVDIWQQILEHDQIGIQDSFFRLGGNSLSATRLQARIQRTFSVQIPLAELFHNPTIAELATLLEKESLQQDDLAMMADLLDQFE; this is encoded by the coding sequence ATGGAATTAGAACAAACTCAAGTGGAACAAAACGACAAAGGACTTAGACTCGATATATCTTCGAACCAGAAATCGCTGTGGTTTTTGTACAAGCTAGCCCCTGAATCTTCCGCTTACAATATGTATTTCTCTACCTTGTTAGGCGGCAGAGAGCAACATGCTATTGATATTAATTTATTGGAGCAGAGTTATTATCATACGATAGAGCATCATGATGCGCTTAAAACGGGTTATCAACAAGATGAAAAGGGGGTTTATGCTTTTCTCGCCCCGCATAAATCAGCGGATTTTTCTGTTGAAAACCACCGTTTCACCGAAACAGAAAAGGATGATTGGATAGCAAAATGCGCTGATCAGCCATTTGAATTAGAGCAAGGTTATGTGTGCCGAGCGAATGTGTTGATAAATGACACCGATGGTAAGGTAACACCTTATTTAATTGTGACATTGCATCATATTGCTGGTGATTTTTATTCTATTGAGCAAATGGTTGCTACTTGGGCTAAGTATTATTCTCAGCTTGTTGATGGCACAACGGATCCTGCACCGTCAGTTCAATATAGCCAGTGGGTTACAGAACAAAAGCAATACCTTGCTTCAGATGCTGCAGATAAAGCGTTAGCGTTTTGGAAAAGTGAGTTAGCTCCCTTACCAGCACCTTTGTCTATTAGTACGGATTTTGAGCGTGGAGATATTCAAAACTTTGATGGTTGTGAATTGCAATTCGATGGTAATCAAGCGCTGACGGATAAAGTTACTGCGTTGGCTCGTGAGACTAAGACCACATCATATACTGTCTTGCTAAGTGCTTTTCAGTTTTATTTACATAAACTGTCTGGTCAATCTAAGTTTCTGATTGCGTCGCCAACGATGGGGCGTTATAAGCGATCCCATAAAGAAATTGTTGGTTATTGTGTTAATCCTTTTCTTATTCCTGCTGATTTTACAGAGCCTTGTAACTTTACTGAGTTGATCGTTGAACGTGCTCGTTTTTATCGTCAATCATTGCGGCATCAAAGAATGCCTCTGACAGAAATCAGTGAAGCATTGATAGATAATAGAAGTGCGGAACGCACCGCGGTTACTTCGCATATGTTTACTTATACACGTGCTAATGACCGTATTATGGGTATGCCGATATCCGATCATATAATTGACTCGGGACAGCGTGGTGCTGCACACGAACTTAATTTAGTTGTCTATGAATATGAGAACTCGTTTCGTTATCACTGGCGTTTTAATTCTTCACTATATACTGCTGAAACGATCACCGCGATTGCCGATGGATTCTTTGAACTCTTAGATGAGTTGCTGTTAGCACCTCATAAATTGCTTATTCAGCATCAGTTCAAAGCTTGGTTGCCGGATGCTAAACCCGTAACCCCTGGTTACGAAACTGGGTTGGCGATGTGGCAAGATATTGCGCCTACGCAGCCAGCATTATTATATAACGAACAGGTATTAACTGTTGCAGAGATAAGTGAACAAGCATCTCGTTTAGCCTATGCACTGTCGCAATCCAATGTGAACCATCGCGATCGCGTTGCTATTTTATTACCACGGGGTGTAGAGCAAGTTATCGCGATGCTTTCAGTTTGGTATGTCGGGGCTGCTTTTGTTCCGTTAGATGATGGTCAGCCTAATGAACGTACACAAATAATGCTTAAAGAAGCAGATGTCGAAGTGTGTGTTGGTGCTGGCAGCAGGCCTGATTGGTTACCCGAGATTTATCATTGGTTAGACGCGACTGATGTTTTAGCTCAAGTCTCGCAACCCTTGGTTAAGCCTCTTACATTATGTGCGGGGGATCCGGCTTATTTAATCTTTACTTCTGGTTCGACTGGGATACCCAAAGCCGTGTCTGTTGGGCATGGTGCACTGGTTTCGTATGTCGAAGCTATAAATCGTCGCTTAGATCTACCAAAAAATAGTGTGTATGCGAGCCTTGCTAGTGTGGCTACTGATTTAGGCTATACGGCACTTTGGGCTGGATTATTATCTGGGAATCAAGTGCGTATTTTAGATCAAGCGTTCATGCTTGATGCTGAAGGATTAGCTGATCACTTGGCTAAATATCCAGTTGATATGCTTAAAGTTGTCCCTTCTCATTTACAAGGATTATTGGCATCGGAGCGTAGTGAAATATTACCTCGACACACTTTAGTCTTTGGTGGTGAAGAAGTTAATAATAGCTTACTTGAACAGCTTCGCGTTTATTCCTCTGAGCTCAATGTTTTTAATCATTATGGACCAACTGAAACAACGGTAGGTGTTATTGCGGGTCGTTTACTTGCTGGTGAGCCTACAGCTTTAGGAACGCCGCTTGATGGTTGTCGAGTTTATCTATTAGATAGTTTGCTTCAAGCTGTCCCTGTTGGTGCTATCGGCGACTTGTATATAGCGGGTAATCAGTTAGCGCAAGGATATTGGCAAGATAGCGCGAAAACAGCGCAGCATTTTATGAGTGATCCGTTTTATTCTGGTGAGCGTATGTATCGATCTGGAGATCGAGCGAAACAGCTGGCAGACGGACGAATTAAATTCATTGGTCGAGCTGATGGTCAAGTTAAAATTAGAGGGCATAGAGTTGAACTAGCTGAAATTGAAATTCAGCTTAATGCGCTGGATGGTGTTGTTGAAGCCGCCATTGTATTCGATAAAACCGAAGGGCGTGAAAAACTCACCGCCGTGGTTGTTAGTAAGCAAGATAAAACAGAGTTATCTCGTTTATTATCAATGAGTTTACCTAGCTATATGCAACCGCATTATTGGCATTCAGTCGCCGAAATACCGCGTACGATTAATGGTAAAGTTGATCGAAAAAAATTAGCTTTAAACCTGAATAATAGCACGAATGAATCCGATTCAGTAATGTCGTTAAGTTCAGATCAAGGCGTTCTATTTTTCTGTCGCTTGTTTGCTAAAGTCTTGAATAAGCAGGCTAATGAGATAACTAGTCGTGATGGTTTCTTTGCTGTTGGCGGTGACTCTATTTTAGCGTTGCAGTTAGTGGCAATCGCTCGAAAAGAAGGCGTTAAATTAACACCTCAGTTGTTATTTAAACATCAAACACCGGTTGAGTTAGCAGAGGTTATGGCCGATCAATTACCGCTGTCGGATCCTAAGGAAAAACTTCATGAGCAAGCTATATCAGCACTCGCTCAGCTATGGTCAATGACGTTATCAAAGCAACATGTTGAGTCGAGTGATAACTTCTTTGAAATAGGAGGTGATTCTATTTTAGCGCTGCAGTTTATTGCTGCTGCACGCAAGAAAAATATCATTCTGCGTCCTCAGGATGTTTTTAAATATCAAACACTGGCTGATTTAGCGTTGTTTATTGTGCCGCAGATAGAAGAACAAAATGCGAGTACTGAGCAAATATCGTCTACGACAGTGATGAACACTGAGCAAGTTGTATCTCGTTATGATCTTGATATTTTACCTGAAACGTTAACCGTTGAGGATGTTACTGCAAACATTTCTACCCGTGATTTAAATACTATTTGCCAGGATATACCGGCATCTTTAATTGATGATTTGTTACCGCTGTCACCTACTCAACAAGGGATATTGTTCCATTGTTTGTTGGATCCGCAACCGGAATTGTATTTAAACGTAACGAGCATGGCTCTCACTGGTAGCATAAATACAGACGCATTTCTTGCCGCATGGAAAAGCGCAGCACAGCGTCATGATGTAACCCGAAGCCGTTTTATTTGGCATGATCTTGAACATCCTTATCAGGTGGTATGCCGACATACTGAGATGAATACAGTAATGCGAGATTGGCAGGCATTATCGATATCGGAACAGAACGCTAAATTTGAGGAACTCGTCGCCGAAGAGCATAAAATTGGATTTAAACTGACAGATGCACCGCTTATGCGCGTGATTTTAGTTAAATTATCCCCTCAAGATCATCGTCTAATATGGACGCGTCATCATTTGATCGTAGACGGTTGGACATCGGCATTAATTGCGGGTGATGCGATGGCTATTTATCAGCAAAAAGATTTACAACCAGCGCCGCATTATGCCGACTATTTCTCTTGGTTAGGTCGTCAAGACATGGCATATGCGGGAAAAGAGTGGCAAGCGTATTTAGCTGACTTTACCCAAACGACACATTTACCTGGTCCAGAAACACCGATGCAAGGGCAAAAAAATTGCCAGTATCAAATAGCCGAGTCGGTTACGCAGAAGTTGAAGGCGCAGGCTAGAGCACATGGTTTAACGTTAAATACGTTAGTGCAACTGGCGTGGGGGATTACGTTAAGTCGATTTACTGGTGGTTATGATGTGATATTTGGAATGACGTCTGCTGGACGCCCGCAGGAAGTTTCTAATATTGAGCATATGGCTGGCGTGTTCATTGCTAGTTTACCATTACGTACTCGTTTCAACCCCGCTGAACGATTAGTTGATTGTGCAACAAAATTACAGCTCGATGCATCTGAGTTACGAAGCATTGATTACATGCCACTTGCAGAGATCCAATCGTATGTTGATCTAGAGCCTGGAGAGTTACTGTTTGATACCGCACTGGTATTCCAAAACTACCCATTTCCTCAAGAACTGAGGGATATGACCACGCCAAAATTTGATCTGCTGGAGGTATCTGAATCAAGTAATTTCCCGATGATGTTACAAGTTGAGCCTAGTCATGTTCTGAATATCAATTGTTCTTTTGATACTCAAAAAGTCTCACAAGATTTAGCGACTAGAATGTTAACCATGCTTGACGCGGCGCTAACCTATCTTTCTGAAGACGTTGATACGTATACTTATCAACTCATTGATTTGTTAACGTTACCTACAGTCGTGAATGAAGCTCAAGTGGATTTACCTGCGAAGTGGGATTGGTTAGATCAAGTTCAATTACGTGCGAATGAAGATGGTGAAAGCCTAGCCCTGATTGCTGACGATCGCCAGTTAACTTATGAAGAGTTAGTTGCTGAAGTGTCAGAACTCGCTGGCGCTATGGCTGGATTAAACCTCAATCATGAGCAACCGATAGCGGTTTGTTTAACACGTAAAGCTGATCTTGTTGTTACTTTATTAGCTATTTATCAATTGGGCTTATCTTATATCCCATTAGATCCATTGCTGCCAGAACGCCGCTTGGAAGATATTTTTAATCAAGCTAAACCTCAGTTAGTGATAGCGGATCGGACTTTCGACTCTGCACCTTGTCTCTCTCCTACAGAACTGAAAAAACAGTCTAAAGGGTCTGGGCCTGTCGTTGACTGCCACCCAAATACATTGGCATACACTATTTTTACATCCGGCTCTACAGGCCGCCCTAAAGGTGTTCAGATTGATCGTTCCGCGTTAAATTATTTCTTACAAGCGATACAGGATGTAGTGAATATATCTGCTGAAGATCGACTGTTGGCTGTGACCACGATTGGTTTCGATATTGCTGTATTAGAATTATTCTTGCCTTTGGTGCACGGTGCGACCTTGGTGTTAGCTAACGAGCAACAGAGTAAAGATAACCAAGCATTAAGTCAGCTATTATCACAGCATAAAATCAGTGTGATGCAAGCAACACCTACAACATGGCAAAGCTTAGCGGATATTGACACTGCTTGGTGGTCATCACTTAATGTTCTGACTGGTGGTGAGGCGTTGAATGCAGCATTAGCTGAATTATTGATAAAAAAATCAGCGAGTGTGACGAATGTTTATGGTCCAACAGAAGCAACCGTTTGGGCATCAAGTTCGCGTGTTGAGCATGTAACAGGCAAATTAGCGGCGCTTGGTAAGCCATTAATTAATACTCAGTTTTATGTTTTAGATAGCGCACTTCAGCCGGTATTGTCAGGGGTTGAAGGTGAGTTATATATCTCAGGATTAGGGTTGGCTCGCGGGTATTTAAACCGGCCTAAATTAACCGCCGAGAGTTTCTTACCTGATCCTTTCTCACAAGCTCCGGGACAGCGTATGTATCGCACTGGCGATCGCGTTTATTTCGATGCGAAAGGTGAGTTGCAGTACATAGGTAGAACTGACTTCCAAGTGAAATTACGTGGATTTAGAATTGAATTGGGTGAAATTGAAGCCGTGCTTCAAGCGCAAACCGGTGTTAAGGAAGCTATCGCTTTAGTATGGCAAGCGGATACTGAACATGGCTATATAGCTGCTTACGTCACGTTACGTAAATCTGCAGTCTTAGACAGTGAACTGCTGTTACGCCTGATTGCCGAGCATTTACCCGTTTATATGGTACCAACTGAACTTGTGATCCTCGATGCAATGCCATTGAACAGTAATGGCAAAATCGATCGCAAAGCGCTGCCAGAATCAGATAGTCATGGGATGGGTCATTACTTATCGCCACAAACTGAACTTGAGCATCAATTAGTGGATATTTGGCAACAAATCCTAGAGCATGATCAGATAGGTATCCAAGACAGCTTCTTTAGACTAGGAGGCAATTCGCTTTCTGCCACTCGTCTACAAGCTAGAATCCAGCGAACATTCAGCGTACAGATCCCATTAGCTGAGTTATTCCATAATCCGACAATTGCCGAACTTGCCACACTTTTAGAAAAAGAGTCGTTGCAACAAGATGATCTGGCAATGATGGCTGATCTACTAGACCAATTTGAGTAA